From the Ctenopharyngodon idella isolate HZGC_01 chromosome 3, HZGC01, whole genome shotgun sequence genome, one window contains:
- the hspb9 gene encoding heat shock protein beta-9, with translation MSSAESLFMDDPFFENSHFLWPRGSMVLSSFREDFLQRRAQIMQNLRNEIRDSLLSELSEEFFQSLDGQRTPAFSRLFSTNTDENKRRDVSLTLDTQGFSPEDVTVTVSGRRLEVLAKKDASSSSTSTAHAAEAQPQGFVQAVQLPDHLDPTSLTCSLGEDGLLHIESPESKDESSEEHVIPIRFRTSLNFPINKESTNKMEDGAEKSN, from the coding sequence ATGTCTTCTGCCGAGAGCCTCTTCATGGACGACCCTTTCTTTGAGAACTCCCACTTTTTGTGGCCCAGGGGCAGTATGGTTCTTTCCAGCTTCAGAGAGGATTTCCTCCAGCGAAGGGCCCAAATAATGCAGAACCTGAGGAACGAGATCAGAGACAGCTTGCTGAGTGAACTCAGTGAAGAGTTCTTCCAGAGTCTAGACGGTCAGAGGACCCCTGCCTTCTCCAGGCTCTTCAGTACCAACACAGATGAGAACAAGCGGCGAGACGTGTCTCTCACACTGGACACTCAAGGCTTCTCTCCAGAAGACGTCACCGTGACAGTATCTGGGAGGAGGCTGGAGGTGCTGGCCAAGAAAGACGCTTCCTCATCATCTACCAGCACTGCGCATGCTGCAGAAGCCCAGCCACAAGGATTTGTTCAAGCCGTGCAGCTTCCTGATCACCTGGATCCAACCTCCTTGACCTGTTCACTTGGAGAAGATGGACTTCTGCATATTGAGTCACCAGAATCCAAAGATGAGTCCTCAGAGGAGCATGTCATTCCCATCCGTTTCAGAACATCCCTGAATTTCCCCATCAACAAGGAAAGCACAAACAAAATGGAGGATGGGGCTGAGAAATCAAACTAG